A section of the Dehalobacter sp. DCM genome encodes:
- a CDS encoding histidine phosphatase family protein: MEKMIFLIRHAEPLRIDDQKRYLGGQSDPDLSLAGREQAERLAEALKAKQLQTVFSSDLHRAEQTAAIVAAKSLCSHHMIDAFREINMGKWEGKSHQEIREAYPDDYCRRGNDLANFQPPEGESLSDLQRRVLPAFLDVVKNTDGNLAIVAHAGVNRVILCHLMALPLQQLFIIEQNYAGVSLIRVSSGSYQILEINQRYDDPTS, encoded by the coding sequence ATGGAGAAAATGATTTTCCTAATCAGACATGCTGAGCCGTTACGAATTGATGATCAAAAACGTTATCTGGGGGGGCAATCCGATCCGGATCTGAGTCTTGCCGGCAGGGAGCAGGCCGAAAGGTTGGCCGAGGCATTGAAAGCGAAACAACTCCAGACCGTTTTTTCCAGCGATCTGCACAGAGCGGAACAGACAGCTGCCATCGTCGCGGCAAAGTCCCTTTGTTCACACCACATGATTGACGCTTTCCGGGAAATTAATATGGGCAAGTGGGAGGGCAAAAGCCATCAGGAAATCAGAGAAGCTTATCCGGACGATTACTGCCGCAGAGGCAATGATTTAGCCAATTTTCAGCCACCCGAAGGAGAAAGCTTATCAGACCTTCAGCGCCGAGTGCTGCCTGCATTCCTTGATGTTGTCAAGAATACGGATGGTAATCTGGCAATCGTCGCCCATGCCGGGGTCAACCGTGTCATTCTCTGTCATTTAATGGCACTGCCGCTGCAGCAGCTATTTATTATCGAACAAAATTATGCCGGTGTGAGTCTTATCCGGGTAAGTTCAGGCAGCTATCAGATCCTGGAAATTAACCAACGATACGATGATCCTACGTCCTGA
- a CDS encoding DVU_1551 family NTP transferase — translation MPRKTQGTGLIPLRKIAAIIPAAGYSSRMGLYKPLLPIGSSLVIENTIATFREAGIEDIRVIIGHKAHLLLPVLDRLGVKAIINDKYHGGMYTSVQQGVRTLDDATEAFFFLPVDYAAVKPDTVLKLLQNNAEKPCDVIYPVYNGKRGHPPLITTGFKDAILSGEPKGGLQTLLTALGKETRDVAVDDEGILIDIDTETDYLNLIRGEMPFFPTREECLAILQKYQPQEKVLAHILAVTRAAETLSEYLNSSGMRLHLGVIMAAAMLHDVAKGEKNHAMKGRDIIVSLGYPEIADLIGTHMELEPESLQEINERTILYLADKIISGDHFVPLEERLTLRMDKYKEQEVQDIIRKRIGQAETIKQNVEQKLGKKLNAILSELSLTASKAR, via the coding sequence TTGCCAAGAAAAACTCAAGGAACGGGGTTGATTCCATTGCGTAAAATTGCTGCGATTATACCGGCTGCCGGTTATTCTTCACGCATGGGCTTATATAAGCCGTTATTGCCGATCGGCTCATCTCTGGTTATTGAGAATACGATCGCAACCTTTAGAGAGGCAGGCATTGAGGATATTCGGGTCATCATAGGGCACAAAGCACATCTGCTTCTTCCGGTTCTTGACCGTTTGGGCGTCAAAGCAATTATCAATGACAAATATCACGGTGGAATGTACACTTCTGTCCAACAGGGCGTTAGAACCCTGGATGATGCTACAGAAGCATTTTTCTTTCTACCGGTTGATTACGCCGCTGTTAAGCCGGATACGGTGCTTAAATTATTACAAAACAATGCCGAAAAACCGTGTGATGTGATCTATCCTGTTTATAACGGGAAAAGAGGGCATCCGCCATTGATAACGACAGGGTTCAAAGATGCAATTCTAAGCGGCGAGCCTAAAGGTGGTCTTCAGACCCTGCTGACGGCATTGGGAAAAGAGACACGTGATGTTGCGGTTGACGATGAAGGCATCCTTATAGACATCGATACGGAGACGGATTATTTGAATTTGATTCGCGGGGAAATGCCTTTTTTTCCAACCCGTGAGGAGTGTCTGGCTATCCTGCAGAAATATCAGCCCCAGGAGAAAGTTCTGGCCCATATCCTTGCGGTCACCCGGGCAGCGGAAACGCTTTCCGAGTATTTAAACAGCAGCGGAATGCGATTACATTTAGGAGTGATTATGGCAGCGGCTATGCTGCACGATGTAGCCAAAGGAGAAAAGAACCATGCGATGAAGGGTCGGGATATTATCGTTTCTCTGGGCTATCCTGAGATCGCAGATCTCATCGGCACGCATATGGAGCTTGAACCCGAAAGTTTGCAAGAAATTAACGAGCGGACCATTCTTTATCTGGCCGATAAAATAATCTCGGGGGATCACTTTGTGCCGTTGGAGGAACGCTTAACGCTACGTATGGACAAATACAAAGAACAAGAAGTACAGGACATTATCCGCAAACGGATTGGGCAAGCGGAGACAATCAAACAAAACGTCGAACAGAAACTTGGGAAAAAACTGAACGCTATTTTATCCGAATTATCCCTTACCGCAAGTAAAGCGAGATAA
- the trsM gene encoding DVU_1556 family methyltransferase, with the protein MPELMGIGQAKCEALRVVTGETVRPGGYRLTDQAINFCGLKAGSHLLDVGCGTGASVEYLIKKYQLAAVGIDPSDRMLELGIRRCAWLPIKKGCAESVSFAKNSMDALLAECSLSDFSDLGQALQEFSRVLKSDGWLIVSDLYLRSMPGPAEGMGSRQNEIESAPTVPSGLMKKETIIMFLTVAGYDVILWEDHTDKLKQLSAEIIFKYGSLTEFWKNACQGCQSRCTELPQDLRLGYYLLIAKKNSRNGVDSIA; encoded by the coding sequence ATGCCTGAATTAATGGGCATCGGCCAAGCGAAGTGTGAAGCATTGCGGGTGGTGACCGGAGAAACCGTCAGACCGGGCGGTTATCGCTTGACTGACCAGGCCATTAATTTTTGCGGATTAAAAGCAGGCAGTCATCTCTTGGATGTTGGTTGTGGCACCGGTGCAAGTGTTGAATATTTAATCAAAAAATACCAACTTGCAGCCGTCGGTATCGATCCATCGGACAGGATGCTCGAATTGGGAATTCGCCGTTGTGCGTGGCTTCCAATAAAAAAAGGCTGTGCGGAAAGCGTTTCCTTTGCAAAAAACAGTATGGATGCGCTCCTTGCGGAATGCAGTCTGTCAGATTTCTCTGATCTTGGCCAGGCATTGCAGGAATTTTCCCGCGTGTTGAAAAGTGACGGCTGGCTGATTGTGAGTGATCTCTATCTGCGATCGATGCCAGGGCCTGCAGAAGGCATGGGCAGCAGACAAAACGAAATCGAATCGGCGCCTACGGTACCGAGCGGATTAATGAAAAAAGAAACAATCATCATGTTCTTGACAGTCGCGGGGTATGACGTGATCCTCTGGGAAGATCATACCGATAAATTAAAACAACTTAGCGCTGAAATTATTTTTAAATACGGATCTCTGACAGAATTCTGGAAAAATGCCTGTCAAGGCTGTCAGAGTCGCTGTACGGAATTGCCTCAAGATCTCAGACTGGGATATTATCTGTTAATTGCCAAGAAAAACTCAAGGAACGGGGTTGATTCCATTGCGTAA
- a CDS encoding molybdopterin-binding protein, producing the protein MKTVAVEAAEGMVLGHDLTQIVPGKFKGVRFRKGHIIKKEDIPHLLNMGKKNIFVWDLADGFIHEDEAALRIAKAVAGNGLKLSVPREGKVELSSEIDGLLKVNLQGLDAVNTFQGTILSCLHTNQRVTAGKVVAGTRIIPLVIENTLIKDLEDSARHNFPVIEIKPYQTFKVGIITTGSEVYEGRIKDAFGPVLRKKVEEVGSTVLKQVIVSDSVAMIVSAIQSMVTQGADLILTTGGMSVDPDDVTPEGIRQAGGRVVTYGAPVLPGAMFMMAYIGDIPVMGLPGCVMYSRTSIFDLIFPRVLAGEIITRDEIIKLGHGSMCLSCPECTYPDCGFGK; encoded by the coding sequence ATGAAAACGGTTGCGGTAGAAGCAGCTGAAGGAATGGTTCTTGGTCATGATCTGACGCAAATTGTGCCTGGCAAATTCAAAGGCGTGCGATTCAGGAAAGGACATATCATAAAGAAAGAAGATATTCCGCACCTGTTGAATATGGGTAAGAAGAACATTTTTGTCTGGGATCTAGCCGACGGCTTCATTCATGAAGACGAGGCGGCACTGCGGATTGCCAAGGCAGTTGCAGGCAACGGTCTAAAGCTATCGGTACCCAGAGAAGGTAAAGTGGAGCTGTCTTCAGAAATTGACGGCTTACTCAAAGTCAATCTGCAAGGACTCGATGCGGTGAATACTTTTCAAGGGACGATCCTCTCCTGTTTGCATACAAATCAGAGGGTCACAGCAGGAAAAGTCGTTGCCGGGACGCGGATCATCCCGTTAGTAATCGAAAATACACTAATCAAAGATCTGGAAGATTCGGCACGTCACAATTTTCCGGTAATTGAAATCAAGCCGTATCAAACATTTAAAGTCGGCATCATCACCACGGGCAGTGAAGTGTATGAAGGGCGGATCAAAGATGCATTTGGGCCGGTATTGCGCAAAAAAGTTGAAGAAGTTGGCAGTACTGTCCTTAAGCAAGTCATTGTCTCCGATTCAGTGGCGATGATCGTCAGCGCGATTCAGAGCATGGTTACCCAAGGAGCAGATTTGATCTTAACCACCGGCGGGATGTCAGTTGATCCGGATGATGTCACACCGGAAGGCATTCGTCAGGCGGGGGGAAGAGTCGTGACTTATGGCGCACCGGTTTTACCCGGAGCCATGTTTATGATGGCCTATATTGGGGATATTCCGGTCATGGGATTACCGGGGTGTGTCATGTACAGTCGTACCAGTATCTTTGATTTAATCTTTCCAAGAGTACTGGCAGGAGAAATCATCACACGAGACGAAATTATTAAATTAGGACATGGCAGTATGTGTCTGAGCTGCCCGGAGTGTACTTATCCGGATTGCGGTTTCGGTAAGTGA
- a CDS encoding DVU_1557 family redox protein: MSEQERVKESAAENHLLCLKCNAAMEQQKTSFTYLGFNFEASLPRCPVCGQVYISEDIVKGKIKEVETLLEDK; this comes from the coding sequence ATGAGTGAGCAAGAAAGAGTAAAAGAATCAGCGGCAGAAAACCATCTTCTATGCTTGAAATGCAACGCGGCTATGGAACAGCAAAAAACCTCTTTTACCTATTTGGGGTTTAATTTTGAGGCTTCGCTACCGCGCTGTCCTGTGTGCGGACAGGTTTATATTTCTGAGGATATCGTTAAAGGCAAAATTAAAGAAGTTGAAACGTTGTTGGAAGATAAGTAG
- a CDS encoding pyridine nucleotide-disulfide oxidoreductase/dicluster-binding protein produces MDMMQLRNLGEKCTRDDPAFCSIACPLALDVRAFIAKIQEGRLESAYKIYRNAVIFPDIVCRICDRPCENACVLGKQKSIAIRALEQACCDFTADKVHPNYYIPPKTKTIAVIGAGLGGLGCANKLAKRGYHIHLYDDRQMPGGYFNDQNDALLSAAFKQEIERLSLIESFHYYPEKKVMALDDLNTDAIYIATGKNGTRFGLDDGWDPVTLGTKKQGVFMSSAGQNARSVLIPLREGLRVADAIETYLKIGSMGGEAGLYEKKATRLYCDAIEKRVRSKLPSTIRMRVEPSTDARYTYQEVSEEAGRCLLCTCTNCSDACALLTNYRKDPKKMIEDVTMSMNPVKGMTTRLASRQINSCNLCGLCHEICPTDLDFEEIFLESRRELHREDALPPAFHDFWLRDMAFSQSAKAYLELGENSACRYVFFPGCQLGGSDPDYVTASYAYLESHLEGGVGLWLSCCGAPAHWAGREGEFQELHGQLRISWERFGRPVLITACSSCAKILKGNLPEIPLLPIYHVIAENGLPDWMPIKQDETLTVFDPCASRHFTQTQADVRHILSALGYDLAERPYHGREAQCCGYGGHIQAVNPTLMAEIAQNRVRNSPCDYVTYCINCREIFAHQGKPVIHVLDLLLGKDLDVRFKRKPVHLSDSRDNRMKLKALMVEKYSLLATDEIKQMNNLTKKDIIKENTLNIIIPPELMDKMDGDLIIREDAEEVIRRSEETGQKLLDQTTGHYVAHQQLGIMTYWVVYRPEENGFCLVNIYAHRMRIEDRIYE; encoded by the coding sequence ATGGATATGATGCAGTTAAGAAATTTAGGTGAAAAATGTACACGTGACGATCCGGCTTTCTGCAGCATTGCCTGCCCGCTGGCACTGGATGTGCGGGCCTTTATTGCCAAAATACAGGAAGGTCGGTTGGAAAGTGCATATAAAATATACCGTAATGCAGTTATCTTCCCGGATATCGTCTGCCGTATATGCGATCGGCCTTGTGAGAATGCCTGTGTCTTGGGTAAACAGAAGTCGATAGCTATTCGGGCCCTGGAACAAGCCTGCTGTGATTTCACAGCCGATAAAGTACATCCCAATTATTATATTCCCCCTAAAACAAAAACAATCGCCGTTATTGGCGCCGGTCTTGGCGGACTGGGGTGTGCCAATAAACTAGCCAAGAGGGGCTATCACATTCATCTTTATGATGACAGACAAATGCCGGGAGGATACTTTAACGACCAAAACGATGCTTTGCTCAGCGCAGCATTTAAACAAGAAATTGAACGCCTGTCATTAATCGAAAGCTTTCATTATTACCCTGAAAAGAAAGTAATGGCGCTTGATGATTTGAATACAGATGCGATCTATATAGCGACAGGAAAAAACGGAACCCGTTTTGGTTTGGATGACGGGTGGGATCCCGTGACCCTTGGTACAAAAAAGCAGGGTGTCTTCATGAGCAGTGCCGGCCAAAATGCCCGTTCAGTCCTTATCCCGCTGCGGGAAGGACTGCGTGTTGCCGACGCGATTGAGACCTATCTGAAAATCGGATCAATGGGCGGTGAAGCCGGCCTGTATGAGAAAAAGGCGACGCGTTTGTACTGTGATGCAATCGAAAAACGGGTCAGGTCAAAACTTCCGTCAACAATAAGGATGCGAGTGGAACCCTCTACAGATGCAAGATATACTTATCAGGAAGTATCGGAAGAAGCCGGACGATGCTTGCTATGTACATGCACTAACTGCTCTGATGCCTGTGCCTTGCTGACGAATTATCGCAAGGACCCCAAAAAAATGATTGAAGATGTGACTATGTCGATGAACCCCGTTAAAGGCATGACCACACGGCTTGCATCCAGGCAGATCAACTCCTGTAATCTCTGTGGTTTATGCCATGAAATCTGTCCAACAGATTTGGATTTTGAGGAGATATTCCTGGAAAGCAGACGTGAATTGCATCGTGAAGACGCGTTACCTCCGGCTTTTCACGACTTTTGGCTAAGAGACATGGCCTTCTCCCAATCGGCAAAAGCCTATCTGGAACTCGGAGAGAACAGTGCCTGCCGGTATGTCTTTTTTCCGGGATGCCAGCTTGGCGGATCGGATCCGGATTATGTGACAGCAAGCTATGCCTATCTCGAGTCTCATCTGGAAGGAGGAGTCGGATTATGGCTGAGTTGCTGCGGCGCACCGGCACACTGGGCAGGGCGTGAGGGCGAATTTCAAGAATTACACGGCCAATTGAGAATAAGCTGGGAACGTTTTGGACGACCTGTTTTAATCACCGCCTGTTCTTCCTGCGCAAAGATTTTGAAGGGTAATTTACCGGAGATCCCGCTGCTCCCAATATATCACGTCATCGCGGAAAATGGACTTCCGGACTGGATGCCAATTAAACAGGACGAAACCCTGACCGTCTTTGATCCGTGCGCCAGCCGGCATTTCACCCAAACACAGGCGGACGTACGTCACATCCTATCCGCATTGGGGTATGATTTAGCCGAGCGGCCCTATCACGGCAGAGAAGCGCAATGCTGTGGCTATGGCGGACATATCCAGGCGGTCAATCCGACACTGATGGCAGAAATTGCCCAAAACCGCGTCCGCAACAGTCCCTGCGATTACGTAACCTACTGTATTAATTGCCGGGAGATATTTGCTCACCAGGGAAAGCCGGTGATCCACGTGCTTGATCTGTTGCTCGGAAAAGATTTGGACGTACGCTTCAAACGTAAGCCAGTCCACTTGAGCGACAGCAGAGATAATAGGATGAAATTAAAGGCGCTCATGGTTGAAAAATACAGTCTGTTAGCCACCGATGAAATAAAACAGATGAATAATCTAACAAAAAAAGATATTATTAAGGAGAATACCTTGAATATCATCATTCCGCCGGAGTTAATGGATAAAATGGACGGTGATTTGATTATCAGGGAAGATGCGGAAGAGGTCATCCGCCGCAGTGAAGAAACCGGGCAGAAACTGCTGGATCAAACAACTGGTCATTATGTTGCCCACCAGCAGCTGGGGATCATGACCTATTGGGTCGTTTACCGCCCAGAAGAAAACGGGTTTTGTTTAGTAAATATTTATGCCCATCGTATGAGAATAGAGGACAGGATCTATGAGTGA
- a CDS encoding molybdopterin-dependent aldehyde oxidoreductase, whose translation MALSKMILNINGVDRMLICDKDKDTLADVIRRLGLTGTKIGCNTGQCGACSVLIDGDVIRSCVKKMKNVSEANKITTIEGIGTPSSLHALQQAFIAFGGVQCGFCSPGFIVSAKGLLDKNCNPTRQEVRDWFQKHRNACRCTGYKPIVDAVMAAAKVLRGEITITDLQYKIPADGKIYGTAYPRPAALAKVTGTCDYGDDIGMKMPEVLHLALVLPGISHANILSIDTSEAEAMPGVEKVITYRDVKGNNRINFPMMSPRAKCDGFDRWILAENKILRCGDVIAMVAARTNEEARAAAKKVKFELEPLPEYMNALDAVAEGALQIHPEHPNMFMEFPLRKGRDTRDVMKESDYVAEGSFYSQREPHLPIEPDTMQAYIDDQGILNVHCKSLGIYATLFLISQGIGYPMDKIRIIENPTGASFGYTASPFGPAIVAIAAMATGKACTLTLNYEEHQHVTGKRAPSYANTRIGCDKNGKLTGMDFDILFDKGAYTELGSGLPEGATRFMGMCYTIPNARGLGRVSITNHNHSTAYRAAGAPQTFTSFEQLMDMLAEKAGIDPLEFRYNNVYRDGDVSNNGHKFSVYPMAALIDKMRPVYQEALARAKKESTPEKRRGVGVSCSAYNTCGGPEHAEVAMELNPDGTVTNFNTAEDQGQGTDAHALVHTYEALRPLGLSPDQIKLVMNDTGLCPDTGLAAGSRTHYVTGRCTVDAANKLMDAMRKVDGSFRTYDEMVAEGIPTKYFGISDSTSTNFPLDPNTGMGDPSIEYMWGVFLAEVEVEVATGKTKVLKMHAVVDCGTIGNIQSFEGQAFGGMMHSIGFALSEDYDDVKKDINLVNSGFSYINTIPDAEKYTVDYIESPRPSNPFGSSGCSEVFQAGSHVCVLNAIYNACGARIHELPARPEKVKAELDALAQGKTTAPKPYFLGSDMWETLDEMEKNPV comes from the coding sequence ATGGCGCTTAGCAAGATGATCCTGAACATCAACGGTGTGGACCGAATGCTGATCTGCGACAAGGATAAGGATACCCTTGCCGATGTTATTCGGCGTTTAGGTCTAACCGGAACAAAAATTGGCTGTAATACCGGCCAGTGCGGAGCTTGTTCGGTATTGATCGATGGCGACGTAATCCGCTCTTGTGTCAAAAAGATGAAAAATGTTTCTGAAGCAAATAAAATTACAACGATTGAAGGTATTGGCACCCCAAGCAGTTTGCATGCCCTGCAGCAGGCTTTCATCGCGTTTGGTGGGGTTCAATGCGGTTTTTGTAGCCCTGGCTTTATTGTTTCAGCCAAAGGACTGTTGGATAAAAATTGCAATCCGACCCGGCAAGAAGTACGCGATTGGTTCCAAAAACACCGTAATGCCTGCCGATGTACCGGTTATAAACCGATTGTTGATGCCGTTATGGCAGCGGCTAAAGTATTGCGCGGTGAAATAACGATTACGGATCTGCAGTATAAGATCCCTGCCGACGGCAAAATTTATGGGACTGCCTATCCGCGTCCTGCTGCGTTGGCTAAGGTTACAGGCACCTGCGACTATGGCGATGATATCGGGATGAAGATGCCGGAGGTATTGCATCTGGCACTCGTATTACCGGGAATATCCCATGCCAATATCCTATCGATAGATACGTCAGAGGCGGAAGCAATGCCCGGCGTCGAGAAAGTTATTACTTATAGGGATGTCAAAGGTAATAACCGCATTAACTTTCCGATGATGAGCCCAAGAGCGAAATGCGATGGTTTTGACCGGTGGATCCTGGCTGAAAATAAGATTCTGCGCTGTGGGGATGTGATTGCCATGGTTGCAGCCAGAACGAATGAAGAAGCACGGGCTGCCGCCAAAAAGGTCAAGTTTGAGCTTGAGCCGTTGCCGGAATATATGAATGCCCTTGATGCCGTAGCGGAAGGCGCCCTTCAGATCCATCCGGAGCATCCCAATATGTTTATGGAATTTCCGCTGCGTAAAGGGAGAGACACCCGTGACGTCATGAAGGAATCTGACTATGTCGCTGAGGGAAGTTTTTACTCCCAGCGTGAACCGCATCTCCCAATCGAACCGGATACCATGCAAGCGTATATTGATGACCAAGGGATTCTCAATGTCCACTGTAAGAGCCTGGGGATTTATGCAACATTATTCCTAATCTCCCAGGGTATCGGTTATCCGATGGACAAGATCAGAATCATCGAAAATCCTACCGGCGCGAGCTTCGGTTACACCGCCTCACCGTTTGGACCGGCTATCGTCGCCATCGCGGCAATGGCTACAGGAAAAGCATGTACCCTTACCTTAAACTATGAAGAACATCAGCATGTTACCGGAAAACGTGCGCCGTCCTACGCGAATACCCGGATCGGATGCGATAAAAACGGCAAGCTGACCGGTATGGACTTTGATATCTTGTTCGATAAGGGAGCATACACCGAATTGGGTTCCGGTCTACCGGAGGGCGCTACCCGGTTTATGGGCATGTGCTACACGATTCCGAATGCCCGGGGGCTTGGCAGGGTCTCTATAACTAACCATAACCATTCCACGGCCTACCGTGCAGCCGGAGCTCCTCAGACCTTCACGTCCTTCGAACAACTGATGGATATGCTGGCGGAAAAAGCTGGAATAGATCCCCTGGAGTTCCGCTATAATAACGTATATCGTGACGGCGATGTCAGCAATAACGGTCATAAATTCTCAGTATATCCTATGGCGGCGCTGATCGATAAAATGCGGCCTGTATATCAGGAAGCCTTAGCCAGAGCAAAAAAGGAAAGTACTCCGGAAAAACGGCGTGGCGTTGGTGTTTCCTGCAGTGCCTATAATACCTGCGGCGGACCAGAACATGCCGAAGTCGCCATGGAATTAAACCCGGACGGGACAGTAACCAACTTTAATACGGCGGAAGATCAAGGACAGGGAACAGATGCGCATGCCTTGGTCCACACCTATGAAGCACTGCGGCCGCTAGGGTTAAGTCCCGACCAGATCAAACTGGTGATGAACGATACCGGGCTATGCCCTGATACCGGACTGGCGGCAGGCAGCCGGACGCATTATGTGACCGGACGCTGCACGGTGGATGCCGCTAATAAACTGATGGATGCGATGCGCAAAGTTGACGGATCCTTCCGTACCTATGATGAGATGGTTGCTGAAGGCATCCCGACCAAATATTTTGGTATTTCCGATTCGACAAGTACCAATTTCCCACTGGATCCAAACACGGGCATGGGTGACCCTTCAATCGAATATATGTGGGGAGTCTTTTTAGCTGAGGTTGAGGTAGAAGTTGCTACCGGCAAGACGAAGGTCTTGAAGATGCACGCGGTGGTTGACTGCGGCACAATCGGAAATATCCAATCCTTTGAAGGGCAAGCGTTCGGGGGAATGATGCACAGTATTGGATTTGCTCTTTCGGAAGACTATGATGATGTCAAGAAGGATATCAATTTGGTTAATTCCGGCTTCTCCTACATCAACACGATACCCGACGCAGAAAAGTATACCGTCGATTACATTGAATCACCGCGACCGTCTAATCCGTTTGGTTCCTCAGGCTGTTCGGAAGTATTCCAAGCTGGGTCGCATGTCTGCGTCCTCAACGCCATTTACAATGCCTGCGGCGCCCGCATCCATGAATTACCGGCCAGGCCGGAAAAAGTAAAGGCCGAATTAGACGCTCTGGCCCAGGGCAAGACAACAGCTCCAAAACCGTATTTCCTTGGTTCGGATATGTGGGAAACCTTGGATGAGATGGAGAAAAACCCAGTCTGA
- a CDS encoding AMP-binding protein produces the protein MVMYEKYIGRHRDEYVTLDDLYRNYSVTCPDDFNFAYDVLDKMAETKPDQLAMLWVSNDGEEKRITFSEMKRYSDKTANYFKSLGIKKGDLVLLVLKRSYLFWYAMMALHKIGAVAVQATNLLTAKDYVYRCQAAGIKMAVITADGDCTSHFDEALPECKTVQIKAVTKHKDAGEGWLDFEAGIEAASDIWQRPTGEEATKATDMMIMAFSSGTTGYPKMVAHDFMYPLGHIMTGVFWHRVEPGGLHFTISDTGWLKSLWGKMYGQWLGESAIFTYDFDAFNGADILDKLQKYNITTFCAPPTMYRFMLREDVKSYDLSSLKHCCTAGEALNPEVFNQWRQATGLRIFEGFGQSETTVCCSILYPWVQPRPGSMGMPTPGYQMIVTDENGEEVDPGVTGEICIKAPDYATKTKGLFMGYFLDEANTNRSWHDGLYHTGDLAYRDELGFLWYIGRNDDIIKSSGYRIGPFEVESALAEHPAVLESAVTGVPDPIRGFNVKATIVLNKGYEPSDAMVKELQEHVKKVTAPYKYPRVIEFVTELPKTISGKIRRVEIREKDSRSE, from the coding sequence ATGGTAATGTACGAAAAATATATCGGCAGGCATCGCGACGAGTATGTCACCCTTGACGATTTATATCGCAATTATTCGGTGACATGTCCGGATGATTTTAATTTTGCCTACGATGTGCTGGATAAAATGGCAGAAACTAAACCGGATCAGTTGGCTATGTTATGGGTGAGCAACGATGGTGAGGAAAAACGGATTACCTTCAGTGAAATGAAGCGCTATTCAGATAAAACCGCTAATTATTTTAAATCCCTTGGTATTAAAAAAGGTGATCTTGTACTGTTGGTACTTAAGCGGAGTTATCTGTTCTGGTATGCGATGATGGCTTTGCATAAGATCGGAGCTGTGGCTGTCCAGGCGACTAACCTGCTTACAGCGAAGGACTACGTTTACCGTTGTCAGGCAGCAGGTATCAAGATGGCTGTTATTACAGCCGATGGTGATTGCACCAGCCATTTTGACGAAGCATTGCCGGAATGCAAAACTGTTCAAATAAAAGCGGTGACTAAGCACAAGGATGCGGGTGAAGGCTGGCTTGATTTTGAAGCCGGCATCGAAGCTGCATCCGATATCTGGCAACGGCCCACCGGCGAAGAGGCAACCAAAGCCACGGATATGATGATCATGGCTTTTTCTTCCGGCACGACCGGCTATCCCAAAATGGTAGCACACGACTTCATGTACCCGTTAGGCCACATCATGACCGGTGTTTTTTGGCATCGCGTGGAACCCGGCGGCTTGCATTTTACTATTTCGGATACGGGTTGGTTAAAATCGCTCTGGGGGAAAATGTATGGTCAATGGCTGGGGGAGTCGGCAATTTTTACCTATGACTTTGATGCCTTTAACGGCGCTGATATTTTAGATAAACTCCAAAAGTACAATATCACGACGTTCTGTGCTCCGCCAACCATGTACCGTTTCATGCTGCGTGAGGATGTCAAGAGTTACGACCTGTCATCCTTGAAACACTGCTGCACCGCTGGAGAAGCCCTGAATCCCGAGGTATTTAACCAATGGCGCCAAGCCACAGGTTTGCGTATTTTTGAAGGCTTTGGACAATCGGAAACAACAGTATGCTGTTCCATTCTCTATCCTTGGGTTCAACCCCGGCCCGGTTCCATGGGTATGCCTACACCGGGTTATCAGATGATCGTTACGGATGAAAACGGCGAGGAAGTGGATCCGGGGGTTACTGGCGAGATCTGTATTAAGGCACCGGACTACGCAACCAAGACGAAGGGTTTGTTTATGGGTTATTTCCTGGACGAAGCGAATACCAATCGTTCTTGGCATGATGGGTTGTACCATACCGGCGACTTGGCATACCGCGATGAACTTGGGTTCCTCTGGTATATCGGGAGAAACGATGATATTATCAAATCTTCCGGCTACCGTATCGGACCATTTGAAGTTGAATCGGCTTTGGCCGAGCATCCTGCTGTCCTGGAATCTGCCGTTACAGGCGTTCCTGACCCGATTCGCGGCTTTAACGTCAAAGCGACCATTGTGCTGAATAAAGGTTATGAGCCTTCTGATGCAATGGTTAAAGAATTGCAGGAGCATGTCAAAAAGGTAACAGCTCCTTATAAGTACCCGCGTGTTATTGAGTTTGTAACCGAGCTGCCGAAGACCATCAGCGGCAAAATCCGCCGAGTGGAGATTCGGGAGAAGGATTCGCGTTCGGAATAA